A genomic region of Hippoglossus hippoglossus isolate fHipHip1 chromosome 8, fHipHip1.pri, whole genome shotgun sequence contains the following coding sequences:
- the LOC117766065 gene encoding putative protein TPRXL: MRARACLTVLALGTNRTSGSIEPYISGIKTGILSSRVPSPSAALTPGQRKHPQERALPSLKASSSQAKALLASLTASGLSAEALLLSSALRHHRLLREQRASSLPLPSSQSSSPTPDASPSSSPSPTTPTPSLSPSSPTPLSSLTLPSGVLKPSGRSLDSCSVDEEEVSSEPVKKDLTPGNSL; encoded by the exons ATGCGTGCACGGGCATGTTTGACTGTACTG GCCTTGGGGACCAACAGAACCAGCGGCAGTATTGAACCATACATCTCTGGCATCAAAACGGGCATTCTCTCAAGCCGAGTGCCCTCTCCTTCAGCAGCGTTAACCCCTGGCCAGAGGAAGCACCCCCAGGAGCGGGCGCTACCGTCCCTGAAAGCCTCCTCCAGTCAAGCAAAGGCGCTGCTGGCAAGCCTGACCGCCTCCGGCTTGAGCGCCGAggccctgctcctctcctccgcccTCCGTCATCACCGGCTTCTGCGCGAGCAGCGAGCCTCCTCCCTGCCTCTTCCCAGCAGCCAGTCCTCTTCCCCTACTCCCGAtgcctccccttcctcctctccctcacccaCCACCCCTACTCCatccctgtctccctcctctcccacccCTCTGAGttccctcaccctcccctctgGGGTTCTCAAGCCCAGCGGTCGTAGCCTTGACAGCTGCAGCGTCGACGAGGAGGAGGTTAGCAGCGAGCCTGTGAAAAAGGACCTCACCCCCGGCAACTctctgtga
- the fmnl1a gene encoding formin-like protein 1 isoform X2 — MGNAATGALEQEQAEGYEARNSVGAASGMSDPVPTLQKKQPAPPKLPMPPEEELEERFNVVLSYMNLPPDKQQLLSQYDNEKKWELVCDQERFQVKSPPSTYLNKIRSFYQDQGGVSRRLKKRIQDATQVLKDLEISLRTNHIGWAEEFLNEQNNGLGVLVEYLSHAQSDASFEVDSVENGGTLSDRGKPAERSMEDLTKSSSISHSHGMTRAARALTVRISSTLVNKMHKKSHSSNQRDDVHVCIMCLRAIMNYQSGFNQVMTHPRCVNEITLSLNSRNPRTKALVLELLAAVCLVRGGHDIILSAFDNFKEVSKERNRFEKLMEYFINDDCNIDFMVACMQFINIVVHSVENMNFRVHLQYEFTHLALDKYLESLKQTESEKLQVQIQAYLDNVLDVGALLEDAESRGGVLEHVDELQEHNVQLSARLQEMEDQTTGRVPELETQLMQATKETELLKESLRESCSQVSSLQQRERERELDREREKDRERLSSSAPPTLSELEQKIHELQEKGQIRLGRSASGGLDIQVVPVTVVEYIQAPAQISVTQPSDLSSVDSARPVSSLPSSPPPPPPPPPPPGAGPPPPPPPPPPPGVGPPPPPPPPPPPGAGPPPPPPPPGSGPPPPPPPPGAGGAPPPPPAGGGPPPPPGAPDAQSGLKSKKPIQTKCRMPLLNWQPLKPNQVLGTVFNEIDDEQVLEELNMDMFEDMFKTRAQGNPTDLSNVKKKVVQKAPSKTSLLEVNKAKNLAITLRKGGMIPAKICTAIETYDQQALSIDFLELLEHFIPSDFEMKLLVNYEKDGRPLEELANEDQFMLRFGKIPRLSQRIKTLTFMGNFPDTVKRLQPQLYSIISASMSIKSSLKLKKILEIVLAFGNYMNSSKRGAVYGFRLQSLDLLLETKSTDRSQTLLHFITNIIQDKYPDLINFHTELHFVDKAALVSLDGILQDIRSLERGMEMTKKEFLVQDDSPVLKEFIKTNCEQLESLIKDSKRAQDSYGSVVEYFGENPKTTQPSMFFPTFVRLIKAYKKAQQDIQQQKKKMETESIEEKESSSPNKAGMQKGPMMPKMDLIAELKKRQVKPQVREGKDGALEDIITDLRNTPYRRTDVRRPTQRQDT, encoded by the exons ATGGGGAATGCGGCCACAGGGGCCTTGGAGCAGGAACAGGCTGAGGGCTATGAGGCCAGGAACTCAGTCGGGGCAGCTTCAGGGATGAGTGACCCCGTGCCAACTTTGCAGAAGAAGCAGCCGGCTCCCCCCAAACTTCCAATGCCcccagaggaggagctggaggagcgcTTCAACGTGGTGCTG agcTACATGAACCTGCCTCCAGATAAACAGCAGCTACTGAGTCAATATGACAATGAGAAGAAGTGGGAGTTGGTCTGCGATCAG GAGCGTTTCCAGGTGAAGAGTCCCCCGTCCACTTACCTGAACAAGATCAGGAGCTTCTACCAGGATCAAGGAGGGGTGTCCCGCAGG CTGAAGAAAAGGATCCAAGATGCTACTCAGGTTCTTAAAGATTTGGAGATTTCACTCCGCACCAATCACATTGG ATGGGCCGAAGAGTTTCTCAACGAGCAGAATAATGGTCTGGGTGTCCTGGTGGAGTATCTGTCTCATGCTCAAAGTGACGCCTC GTTCGAGGTGGACAGCGTTGAAAATGGCGGCACCCTGTCAGACAGAGGAAAGCCAGCAGAGAGGTCCATGGAAGATTTGACCAAGAGCTCCAGCATCTCCCATTCACATGGGATGACCAGAGCTGCCCGAGCGCTGACTGTGAG AATAAGCTCCACTCTGGTGAACAAAATGCATAAAAAGTCCCATTCGTCCAACCAGAGAgatgatgtgcatgtgtgcataatGTGCTTGCGAGCCATCATGAACTACCAG TCCGGTTTCAACCAGGTGATGACTCACCCGCGCTGTGTCAACGAGATCACCCTCAGTCTCAACAGCAGGAATCCCAG GACCAAAGCCCTCGTCCTGGAGCTGCTGGCGGCCGTGTGTCTCGTCAGAGGAGGACACGACATCATTCTCTCTGCTTTTGACAACTTCAAAGAG GTGAGCAAGGAGAGGAACCGCTTTGAGAAGCTGATGGAGTACTTCATCAATGACGACTGCAACATTGACTTCATG GTGGCGTGCATGCAGTTCATCAACATCGTGGTCCATTCGGTGGAGAACATGAACTTCCGTGTGCATCTACAGTACGAGTTCACCCACCTCGCATTGGACAAATATCTGGAA AGTCTGAAGCAAACCGAGAGCGAGAAGCTGCAGGTCCAGATCCAGGCCTACCTGGACAACGTGTTGGATGTGGGCGCCCTGCTGGAGGAcgctgagagcagaggaggggtTCTGGAGCATGTGGACgagctgcaggaacacaacGTCCAG ctgagtGCTCGGCTCCAGGAGATGGAGGATCAGACGACAGGGCGAGTACCTGAACTTGAGACGCAGCTCATGCAGGCGACCAAAGAGACCGAGCTGCTCAAA GAAAGCCTGCGGGAGTCCTGTTCCCAGGTCAGTagtctgcagcagagagaaagagagcgagagctgGACCgcgagagggagaaagacaggGAGCGTCTGAGCTCCTCCGCCCCTCCGACCCTCTcagagctggagcagaagatccacgagctgcaggagaagggCCAGATCCGACTGGGGCGCAGCGCCTCAGGAGGTCTGGACATCCAGGTGGTGCCCGTCACTGTGGTCGAATACATCCAAGCCCCCGCCCAGATCTCAGTCACTCAGCCCAGTGACCTGAGCTCGGTCGACTCAGCCCGCCCAGTGTCCAgcctcccttcctctccaccaccaccaccaccacctcctcccccacctGGTGCTggaccaccacccccaccacccccacctcccccacctgGTGTTggaccaccaccacccccgCCTCCGCCTCCCCCACCTGGTGCTGGACCACCACCCCCGCCTCCCCCACCTGGTTCCggaccaccacctccacctccgccACCTGGAGCTGGAGGCGCACCTCCGCCTCCCCCGGCTGGTGGTGGACCCCCGCCTCCTCCCGGAGCTCCAGACGCTCAATCTG GGTTAAAGAGCAAGAAGCCCATTCAGACCAAGTGTAGAATGCCGCTATTAAACTGGCAGCCCTTAAAACCAAACCAGGTGTTGGGCACAGTCTTCAATGAAATAGATGATGAGCAGGTCTTAGAG GAGCTGAACATGGATATGTTTGAGGACATGTTCAAGACTCGGGCCCAGGGTAATCCAACAGACTTGTCCAACGTGAAGAAGAAGGTGGTCCAGAAGGCCCCCAGCAAGACATCCTTGCTTGAGGTCAACAAGGCCAAGAATCTGGCAATCACGTTACGCAAGGGAGGAATGATTCCAGCCAAGATCTGCACCGCCATCGAGAC GTACGACCAGCAGGCTTTGTCCATAGACTTCCTGGAATTGCTCGAGCACTTCATACCGTCAGACTTTGAGATGAAGCTGCTGGTTAACTACGAGAAGGACGGCCGCCCGCTGGAGGAACTGGCCAACGAGGACCAGTTTATGTTGCGCTTTGGGAAGATTCCTCGTCTGAGCCAGCGGATAAAAACCCTCACATTCATGGGCAATTTCCCGGACACTGTCAAGCGCCTGCAGCCG CAACTATACTCCATCATTTCTGCATCCATGTCCATCAAGTCTTCATTGAAGCTGAAAAAGATTTTAGAG ATCGTCCTCGCCTTCGGTAACTATATGAACAGCAGTAAGAGAGGTGCGGTGTACGGTTTTCGGCTGCAGAGTCTGGACCTT CTGTTGGAGACCAAGTCGACTGACCGCTCACAGACGCTGCTGCATTTCATCACCAACATCATCCAGGATAAATACCCCGACTTGATCAACTTCCACACCGAGCTACACTTTGTGGACAAGGCAGCGCTTG TGTCCCTGGACGGCATTCTTCAGGACATCCGCTCGTTAGAACGAGGAATGGAGATGACCAAAAAGGAGTTCCTGGTGCAGGATGACAGCCCTGTGTTGAAGGAATTCATCAAGACAAACTGTGAGCAGCTGGAGTCTTTAATCAAAGACAGCAAGAGAGCACAG GATTCTTACGGCTCTGTGGTGGAGTATTTCGGAGAGAACCCCAAAACCACGCAGCCCTCCATGTTTTTCCCGACGTTCGTACGTCTCATAAAAGCCTACAAG AAAGCGCAGCAAGATATTcagcagcaaaaaaagaaaatggagacTGAGAGCATTGAGGAAAAAGAGTCGTCATCTCCGAACAAAGCCGGGATGCAAAAG GGGCCTATGATGCCCAAGATGGACCTGATAGCAGAGCTGAAGAAAAGGCAGGTGAAGCCGCAGGTACGCGAGGGGAAGGACGGCGCTCTGGAAGACATCATCACAG ATTTGAGAAACACACCATACAGGCGGACAGATGTTCGACGCCCAACGCAGCGTCAGGACACTTGA
- the fmnl1a gene encoding formin-like protein 1 isoform X1, whose product MGKGLRKAFPLDYFWRLVMGNAATGALEQEQAEGYEARNSVGAASGMSDPVPTLQKKQPAPPKLPMPPEEELEERFNVVLSYMNLPPDKQQLLSQYDNEKKWELVCDQERFQVKSPPSTYLNKIRSFYQDQGGVSRRLKKRIQDATQVLKDLEISLRTNHIGWAEEFLNEQNNGLGVLVEYLSHAQSDASFEVDSVENGGTLSDRGKPAERSMEDLTKSSSISHSHGMTRAARALTVRISSTLVNKMHKKSHSSNQRDDVHVCIMCLRAIMNYQSGFNQVMTHPRCVNEITLSLNSRNPRTKALVLELLAAVCLVRGGHDIILSAFDNFKEVSKERNRFEKLMEYFINDDCNIDFMVACMQFINIVVHSVENMNFRVHLQYEFTHLALDKYLESLKQTESEKLQVQIQAYLDNVLDVGALLEDAESRGGVLEHVDELQEHNVQLSARLQEMEDQTTGRVPELETQLMQATKETELLKESLRESCSQVSSLQQRERERELDREREKDRERLSSSAPPTLSELEQKIHELQEKGQIRLGRSASGGLDIQVVPVTVVEYIQAPAQISVTQPSDLSSVDSARPVSSLPSSPPPPPPPPPPPGAGPPPPPPPPPPPGVGPPPPPPPPPPPGAGPPPPPPPPGSGPPPPPPPPGAGGAPPPPPAGGGPPPPPGAPDAQSGLKSKKPIQTKCRMPLLNWQPLKPNQVLGTVFNEIDDEQVLEELNMDMFEDMFKTRAQGNPTDLSNVKKKVVQKAPSKTSLLEVNKAKNLAITLRKGGMIPAKICTAIETYDQQALSIDFLELLEHFIPSDFEMKLLVNYEKDGRPLEELANEDQFMLRFGKIPRLSQRIKTLTFMGNFPDTVKRLQPQLYSIISASMSIKSSLKLKKILEIVLAFGNYMNSSKRGAVYGFRLQSLDLLLETKSTDRSQTLLHFITNIIQDKYPDLINFHTELHFVDKAALVSLDGILQDIRSLERGMEMTKKEFLVQDDSPVLKEFIKTNCEQLESLIKDSKRAQDSYGSVVEYFGENPKTTQPSMFFPTFVRLIKAYKKAQQDIQQQKKKMETESIEEKESSSPNKAGMQKGPMMPKMDLIAELKKRQVKPQVREGKDGALEDIITDLRNTPYRRTDVRRPTQRQDT is encoded by the exons ATG ggGAAGGGTTTGCGTAAAGCTTTCCCACTGGATTACTTTTGGAGATTAGTGATGGGGAATGCGGCCACAGGGGCCTTGGAGCAGGAACAGGCTGAGGGCTATGAGGCCAGGAACTCAGTCGGGGCAGCTTCAGGGATGAGTGACCCCGTGCCAACTTTGCAGAAGAAGCAGCCGGCTCCCCCCAAACTTCCAATGCCcccagaggaggagctggaggagcgcTTCAACGTGGTGCTG agcTACATGAACCTGCCTCCAGATAAACAGCAGCTACTGAGTCAATATGACAATGAGAAGAAGTGGGAGTTGGTCTGCGATCAG GAGCGTTTCCAGGTGAAGAGTCCCCCGTCCACTTACCTGAACAAGATCAGGAGCTTCTACCAGGATCAAGGAGGGGTGTCCCGCAGG CTGAAGAAAAGGATCCAAGATGCTACTCAGGTTCTTAAAGATTTGGAGATTTCACTCCGCACCAATCACATTGG ATGGGCCGAAGAGTTTCTCAACGAGCAGAATAATGGTCTGGGTGTCCTGGTGGAGTATCTGTCTCATGCTCAAAGTGACGCCTC GTTCGAGGTGGACAGCGTTGAAAATGGCGGCACCCTGTCAGACAGAGGAAAGCCAGCAGAGAGGTCCATGGAAGATTTGACCAAGAGCTCCAGCATCTCCCATTCACATGGGATGACCAGAGCTGCCCGAGCGCTGACTGTGAG AATAAGCTCCACTCTGGTGAACAAAATGCATAAAAAGTCCCATTCGTCCAACCAGAGAgatgatgtgcatgtgtgcataatGTGCTTGCGAGCCATCATGAACTACCAG TCCGGTTTCAACCAGGTGATGACTCACCCGCGCTGTGTCAACGAGATCACCCTCAGTCTCAACAGCAGGAATCCCAG GACCAAAGCCCTCGTCCTGGAGCTGCTGGCGGCCGTGTGTCTCGTCAGAGGAGGACACGACATCATTCTCTCTGCTTTTGACAACTTCAAAGAG GTGAGCAAGGAGAGGAACCGCTTTGAGAAGCTGATGGAGTACTTCATCAATGACGACTGCAACATTGACTTCATG GTGGCGTGCATGCAGTTCATCAACATCGTGGTCCATTCGGTGGAGAACATGAACTTCCGTGTGCATCTACAGTACGAGTTCACCCACCTCGCATTGGACAAATATCTGGAA AGTCTGAAGCAAACCGAGAGCGAGAAGCTGCAGGTCCAGATCCAGGCCTACCTGGACAACGTGTTGGATGTGGGCGCCCTGCTGGAGGAcgctgagagcagaggaggggtTCTGGAGCATGTGGACgagctgcaggaacacaacGTCCAG ctgagtGCTCGGCTCCAGGAGATGGAGGATCAGACGACAGGGCGAGTACCTGAACTTGAGACGCAGCTCATGCAGGCGACCAAAGAGACCGAGCTGCTCAAA GAAAGCCTGCGGGAGTCCTGTTCCCAGGTCAGTagtctgcagcagagagaaagagagcgagagctgGACCgcgagagggagaaagacaggGAGCGTCTGAGCTCCTCCGCCCCTCCGACCCTCTcagagctggagcagaagatccacgagctgcaggagaagggCCAGATCCGACTGGGGCGCAGCGCCTCAGGAGGTCTGGACATCCAGGTGGTGCCCGTCACTGTGGTCGAATACATCCAAGCCCCCGCCCAGATCTCAGTCACTCAGCCCAGTGACCTGAGCTCGGTCGACTCAGCCCGCCCAGTGTCCAgcctcccttcctctccaccaccaccaccaccacctcctcccccacctGGTGCTggaccaccacccccaccacccccacctcccccacctgGTGTTggaccaccaccacccccgCCTCCGCCTCCCCCACCTGGTGCTGGACCACCACCCCCGCCTCCCCCACCTGGTTCCggaccaccacctccacctccgccACCTGGAGCTGGAGGCGCACCTCCGCCTCCCCCGGCTGGTGGTGGACCCCCGCCTCCTCCCGGAGCTCCAGACGCTCAATCTG GGTTAAAGAGCAAGAAGCCCATTCAGACCAAGTGTAGAATGCCGCTATTAAACTGGCAGCCCTTAAAACCAAACCAGGTGTTGGGCACAGTCTTCAATGAAATAGATGATGAGCAGGTCTTAGAG GAGCTGAACATGGATATGTTTGAGGACATGTTCAAGACTCGGGCCCAGGGTAATCCAACAGACTTGTCCAACGTGAAGAAGAAGGTGGTCCAGAAGGCCCCCAGCAAGACATCCTTGCTTGAGGTCAACAAGGCCAAGAATCTGGCAATCACGTTACGCAAGGGAGGAATGATTCCAGCCAAGATCTGCACCGCCATCGAGAC GTACGACCAGCAGGCTTTGTCCATAGACTTCCTGGAATTGCTCGAGCACTTCATACCGTCAGACTTTGAGATGAAGCTGCTGGTTAACTACGAGAAGGACGGCCGCCCGCTGGAGGAACTGGCCAACGAGGACCAGTTTATGTTGCGCTTTGGGAAGATTCCTCGTCTGAGCCAGCGGATAAAAACCCTCACATTCATGGGCAATTTCCCGGACACTGTCAAGCGCCTGCAGCCG CAACTATACTCCATCATTTCTGCATCCATGTCCATCAAGTCTTCATTGAAGCTGAAAAAGATTTTAGAG ATCGTCCTCGCCTTCGGTAACTATATGAACAGCAGTAAGAGAGGTGCGGTGTACGGTTTTCGGCTGCAGAGTCTGGACCTT CTGTTGGAGACCAAGTCGACTGACCGCTCACAGACGCTGCTGCATTTCATCACCAACATCATCCAGGATAAATACCCCGACTTGATCAACTTCCACACCGAGCTACACTTTGTGGACAAGGCAGCGCTTG TGTCCCTGGACGGCATTCTTCAGGACATCCGCTCGTTAGAACGAGGAATGGAGATGACCAAAAAGGAGTTCCTGGTGCAGGATGACAGCCCTGTGTTGAAGGAATTCATCAAGACAAACTGTGAGCAGCTGGAGTCTTTAATCAAAGACAGCAAGAGAGCACAG GATTCTTACGGCTCTGTGGTGGAGTATTTCGGAGAGAACCCCAAAACCACGCAGCCCTCCATGTTTTTCCCGACGTTCGTACGTCTCATAAAAGCCTACAAG AAAGCGCAGCAAGATATTcagcagcaaaaaaagaaaatggagacTGAGAGCATTGAGGAAAAAGAGTCGTCATCTCCGAACAAAGCCGGGATGCAAAAG GGGCCTATGATGCCCAAGATGGACCTGATAGCAGAGCTGAAGAAAAGGCAGGTGAAGCCGCAGGTACGCGAGGGGAAGGACGGCGCTCTGGAAGACATCATCACAG ATTTGAGAAACACACCATACAGGCGGACAGATGTTCGACGCCCAACGCAGCGTCAGGACACTTGA
- the mlx gene encoding max-like protein X isoform X1, producing MTDPTASPEDHWRQTDSAFSDGGFDHSFFTETARKGTVVSRANSIGSTSASSVPNTDDEDSDYRHEPSYKDSYKDRRRQAHSQAEQKRRDAIKKGYDDLQAIVPTCQQQSEFAVGAQKISKATVLQKTIDYIHFLHKEKKKQEEEVTVLRKEVMALKIMKTNYEHIVKAHQNNPQQGEDQVSDQVKFNIFQSIMDSLFVSFNNCVSVNSFQELSACVFSWIEEHCKPQTLREFVVGVLRQLSGQLY from the exons ATGACGGACCCGACCGCGTCTCCTGAAGACCACTGGAGA cagacagacagtgccTTCAGCGACGGTGGCTTTGACCACA GTTTCTTCACTGAAACAGCCAGAAAGGGTACCGTGGTGTCCAGGGCCAACAGCATTGGCTCGACAAGTGCCTCTTCAGTACCAAACACAG ATGATGAAGATAGTGACTACAGACACGAGCCGTCATATAAGGACTCGTATAAAGATCGACGGAGACAAGCGCACTCCCAGGCTGAGCAGAAGCGTAGGGACGCTATCAAG aaAGGTTATGATGACCTCCAGGCAATAGTTCCAACCTGTCAGCAGCAGTCTGAATTCGCAGTGGGAGCCCAGAAAATCAGCAAAGCAACCGTTCTGCAGAAAA cAATCGACTACATCCATTTTCTtcataaagaaaagaagaagcaaGAGGAGGAAGTTACTGTATTAAGGAAAGAAGTGATGGCGTTGAAGATCATGAAAAC GAACTACGAGCACATAGTGAAGGCCCACCAGAACAACCCACAGCAGGGAGAAGATCAGGTGTCTGACCAGGTCAAGTTCAACATCTTTCAGAGCATCATGGATTCTCTGTTCGTGTCTTTCAACAACTGTGTGTCGGTGAACAGCTTCCAGGAGCTCTCCGCCTGTGTTTTCAGCTGGATCGAGGAGCACTGCAAGCCACAG ACGCTGAGGGAGTTTGTGGTCGGAGTGCTCCGGCAGCTCAGCGGTCAGCTGTATTGA
- the mlx gene encoding max-like protein X isoform X2 — protein sequence MTDPTASPEDHWRTDSAFSDGGFDHSFFTETARKGTVVSRANSIGSTSASSVPNTDDEDSDYRHEPSYKDSYKDRRRQAHSQAEQKRRDAIKKGYDDLQAIVPTCQQQSEFAVGAQKISKATVLQKTIDYIHFLHKEKKKQEEEVTVLRKEVMALKIMKTNYEHIVKAHQNNPQQGEDQVSDQVKFNIFQSIMDSLFVSFNNCVSVNSFQELSACVFSWIEEHCKPQTLREFVVGVLRQLSGQLY from the exons ATGACGGACCCGACCGCGTCTCCTGAAGACCACTGGAGA acagacagtgccTTCAGCGACGGTGGCTTTGACCACA GTTTCTTCACTGAAACAGCCAGAAAGGGTACCGTGGTGTCCAGGGCCAACAGCATTGGCTCGACAAGTGCCTCTTCAGTACCAAACACAG ATGATGAAGATAGTGACTACAGACACGAGCCGTCATATAAGGACTCGTATAAAGATCGACGGAGACAAGCGCACTCCCAGGCTGAGCAGAAGCGTAGGGACGCTATCAAG aaAGGTTATGATGACCTCCAGGCAATAGTTCCAACCTGTCAGCAGCAGTCTGAATTCGCAGTGGGAGCCCAGAAAATCAGCAAAGCAACCGTTCTGCAGAAAA cAATCGACTACATCCATTTTCTtcataaagaaaagaagaagcaaGAGGAGGAAGTTACTGTATTAAGGAAAGAAGTGATGGCGTTGAAGATCATGAAAAC GAACTACGAGCACATAGTGAAGGCCCACCAGAACAACCCACAGCAGGGAGAAGATCAGGTGTCTGACCAGGTCAAGTTCAACATCTTTCAGAGCATCATGGATTCTCTGTTCGTGTCTTTCAACAACTGTGTGTCGGTGAACAGCTTCCAGGAGCTCTCCGCCTGTGTTTTCAGCTGGATCGAGGAGCACTGCAAGCCACAG ACGCTGAGGGAGTTTGTGGTCGGAGTGCTCCGGCAGCTCAGCGGTCAGCTGTATTGA
- the psmc3ip gene encoding homologous-pairing protein 2 homolog isoform X1, with translation MSKKENGAPVILAYLNEKNRPYSAQDVFCNLQKQHGLGKTAVVKAMELLALEGKIKEKTYGKQKIYFADQAQFADVSDTDLKGMDCQISELGAEAQSLTQSCKQLDAELKELNSSLTAEEMMSEIQELKAECSGYRARLEKIKAATNHVTPEEKEKVYKERTVYVKEWKKRKRLASDMIDSILEGYPKSKKEFLDEVGVETDEDCKHSGMPYTSRMKMAITSLLL, from the exons atgagtaaaaaagaaaacg GTGCACCAGTAATACTCGCCTATTTGAATGAGAAGAACCGGCCATACAGCGCCCAGGATGTCTTCTGCAATTTACAAAAGCAGCACGGGCTGGGTAAAACT GCAGTGGTCAAAGCCATGGAGCTACTGGCTCTAGAGGGCAAGATAAAGGAGAAAACGTATGGCAAGCAAAAGATTTATTTTGCGGACCAG GCTCAGTTCGCAGATGTGAGTGACACAGACCTGAAGGGGATGGACTGTCAGATCTCGGAGCTCGGTGCAGAGGCTCAGTCCCTCACGCAGAGCTGCAAACAGTTAGATGCAG AGCTAAAGGAGCTCAACAGCTCCCtgacagcagaggaaatgatgtCAGAGATCCAAGAGCTGAAAGCAGAGTGTTCTGGGTACAGAGCGCGCCTGGAGAAGATAAAGGCCGCCACAAATCACGTCACGcctgaagagaaggagaag GTTTACAAAGAAAGGACAGTTTACGTGAAAGagtggaaaaagaggaagagattg GCTTCCGACATGATAGATTCGATCCTGGAGGGATATCCTAAGAGCAAGAAGGAGTTCCTA GATGAAGTCGGAGTCGAGACGGACGAGGACTGCAAG CACTCAGGGATGCCCTACACGTCTAGAATGAAAATGGCAATTACTTCATTATTGCTCTAA
- the psmc3ip gene encoding homologous-pairing protein 2 homolog isoform X2 translates to MSKKENGAPVILAYLNEKNRPYSAQDVFCNLQKQHGLGKTAVVKAMELLALEGKIKEKTYGKQKIYFADQAQFADVSDTDLKGMDCQISELGAEAQSLTQSCKQLDAELKELNSSLTAEEMMSEIQELKAECSGYRARLEKIKAATNHVTPEEKEKVYKERTVYVKEWKKRKRLASDMIDSILEGYPKSKKEFLDEVGVETDEDCKVVVPST, encoded by the exons atgagtaaaaaagaaaacg GTGCACCAGTAATACTCGCCTATTTGAATGAGAAGAACCGGCCATACAGCGCCCAGGATGTCTTCTGCAATTTACAAAAGCAGCACGGGCTGGGTAAAACT GCAGTGGTCAAAGCCATGGAGCTACTGGCTCTAGAGGGCAAGATAAAGGAGAAAACGTATGGCAAGCAAAAGATTTATTTTGCGGACCAG GCTCAGTTCGCAGATGTGAGTGACACAGACCTGAAGGGGATGGACTGTCAGATCTCGGAGCTCGGTGCAGAGGCTCAGTCCCTCACGCAGAGCTGCAAACAGTTAGATGCAG AGCTAAAGGAGCTCAACAGCTCCCtgacagcagaggaaatgatgtCAGAGATCCAAGAGCTGAAAGCAGAGTGTTCTGGGTACAGAGCGCGCCTGGAGAAGATAAAGGCCGCCACAAATCACGTCACGcctgaagagaaggagaag GTTTACAAAGAAAGGACAGTTTACGTGAAAGagtggaaaaagaggaagagattg GCTTCCGACATGATAGATTCGATCCTGGAGGGATATCCTAAGAGCAAGAAGGAGTTCCTA GATGAAGTCGGAGTCGAGACGGACGAGGACTGCAAGGTGGTTGTTCCAAGTACTTGA